GGACGGCCAGCCCCGCGGCGACGTGCTGTCCCGGGTGACCAACGACATCGACAACGTCACCCAGAGCCTCCAGCAGACCCTCTCCCAGCTCGTCACCAGCCTGCTGACGGTGCTCGGTGTGCTCGTGATGATGTTCGTGCTGTCCTGGCAGCTCGCCCTCATCGCGCTGGTCACGGTGCCGGTCTCGGCCGCCCTGACCATGGTCATCGCCAAGCGCGCCCAGCCGCACTTCGTCCAGCAGTGGGCCTCCACCGGCAAGATGGGCGGGCACGTCGAGGAGGCGTTCACCGGCCACGACCTCGTCACCGCGTTCAACGCCCAGGACAGCTTCAGCAAGACCTTCGAGGCCGAGAACGACCAGCTCTACCGGGCCAGCTTCCGGGCACAGTTCATCTCCGGGACGATCATGCCGGTGATGAGCTTTGTCTCGAACCTCAACTACGTGCTGGTCGCCGTCGTCGGCGGCCTGCGGGTGGCCTCCGGTGCGCTCACCCTCGGCGAGGTGCAGGCGTTCATCCAGTACTCCCGCCAGTTCAGCCAGCCGCTGGCGCAGCTGGCGTCGATGGCCAACCTCGTCCAGTCCGGGGTCGCCTCCGCGGAGCGCATCTTCGAGCTGCTCGACGCCCCGGAGGAGATCCCCGACCCCGTGCCGAGCGCCCGCCCGGCCGAGGTGCGCGGCCGGGTCGAGTTCGCCGGCGTGAGCTTCCGTTATGACCCCGAGGTCCCGCTCATCGACGACCTCGACCTGGTGGCCGAGCCCGGGCAGACGGTCGCCATCGTCGGGCCCACCGGCGCGGGGAAGACCACGCTGGTCAACCTGATCATGCGGTTCTATGAGATCGACGGCGGGCGCATCACCCTCGACGGCGTCGACACGGGCGAGATGACCCGCCAGGACCTGCGCGACCGGATCGGGATGGTCCTGCAGGACACCTGGTTGTTCCAGGGCACCATCGCCGAGAACATCGCCTTCGGCCGCACGGACGCCACCGAGGACGAGGTCCACGCGGCCGCCCGGGCCACCAGCGTGGACAGGTTCGTCAGCTCCCTGCCCGACGGGTACGGCACCGTCATCGACGAGGAGGGCGGCGGCGTCTCCGAGGGCGAGAAGCAGCTCATCACCATCGCCCGCGCGTTCCTGGCCGACCCGCAGATCCTCATCCTCGACGAGGCGACGAGCTCGGTGGACACCCGCACCGAGGTGCTCGTGCAGCAGGCCATGGCACAGCTACGCCGCGGCCGCACCAGCTTCGTCATCGCCCACCGGCTGTCCACCATCCGTGACGCGGACCTCATCCTCGTCATGGAGCACGGCCGCATCGTCGAGCAGGGCACCCACACGGAGCTGCTCGCGGCCGGCGGGGCGTACGAGCAGCTCTACGACGCCCAGTTCGCGGCGCCCGCCGTCGAGCAGGCCTGACGACCGTCCGGCCACGGGAGTCCGGCGCGCCGCCGTGGGTGCGGGATCATGACCCCGTGCCCCTGATCCGTATCACCGACCCCGCAGACGAGCGCCTGGCCGACTACACGAACCTGACCGACGTCGCCCTGCGTTCGCGGCACGAGCCGGAGAAGGGCCTGTACATCGCGGAGAGTGCCAACGTCATCCGCCGCGCCACCGGGGCCGGGCACCGGCCCCGCTCCTTCCTCATGGCCGAGAAGTGGCTCGAGTCGATGGCACCGGTCATCGCCGCGTCGCCGGGCAGCGGGGGAGTGGCCGACGGCGGCACGGACGTGCCCGTGTTCGTCGCCGAGGAGTCGGTGCTCCGTGCCGTCATCGGCTACAACCTGCACCGTGGGGCGTTGGCCGCCATGCACCGCCCGCCACTGGCCGGGGTGCGGGAGCTGCTCGAGGGCGCTCGCGGCGGGGCGGGCGCCCGGCGGGTGGCGATCCTCGAGGACATCGTGGACCACACCAACGTCGGTGCCATGTTTCGGAGCGCGGCCGGGCTCGGCGTGGACGCGGTGCTCGTCACGCCGCGCTGCGCCGACCCGCTCTACCGGCGCTCCGTGCGCGTGTCGATGGGCACCGTGTTCCAGGTGCCGTGGACCCGGCTGACCACCTGGCCCGAGGGGATCGAGAAGCTGCACGCCATCGGGTTCACCGTGGCGGCGTTGGCGCTCGCGGACGACTCCGTCGGCCTCGACGACTTCGCGGCGTCCGACGCCGTCCGCGCCCCCGGTTCTCGGGTGGCGCTGGTGCTGGGCGCCGAGGGCGACGGGCTGGCACGCAGCACCGTCGAGGCCGCGGACGTGGTGGTGCGCATCCCGATGTCCGGCGCGGTGGACTCGCTCAACGTGGCCGCGGCGTCCGCCGTCGCCTTCTGGGCGACCCGAGTTTGAAGCCGCACACGACTCTTAAGCCGTCTTCCGTCGGCGGGTCCGTTTGGCTGACTTCGTTACACCGATCAGATCATTGATCACTTCAAGCATCATGAGCGTCCTCTCTGGCGCGTCATCCAGTAGCCGATGCGCACGAGGATTTCTCCATGCGCCTATGACGCCTTGACACAGTTGCATGTGGCCACGTTGGGCACTCTCATCGCTTTTGGTTCTACCGGAGTTGATCCGCAGGATTGGATTCGAGGGGGAGAAGACTACCGTCATGAGGCCGTCACCATCTTCATGTCGACCGCTGAGCGAGCGTACACATTCGTTGAGTGTCTTCACTGCAGCCTCAACTGCGTCAGCATAGTGCTGCGAGACGAACCGTGACCGTGTTGCCTGACGGAGATCGGTATCCGTAATGCGGTTATCGAAGTCGGGCAGCAGTTCCCCACCCGGATGCAGAGTGGGCACCTGTTCGGCAGGAGGTTCGTCGTTCTCAAACGTGGGACTGGCGTACTCAGCTAGTTCACTGCCGAGGCGGACGGCTAGCCGTATCGGAGTTTTCCAGTAATCGACCCCCGTCATCGCTGATAGAGATGCTTCGCCATACTCGCGAAGATCTGATCGATCTGCTCGCCGTCCGCCGTCGCAGGGATGTGGATTTGGATGTCTAGGTGCACCACAGGTTGAGTTCCTTGCCCAGCGGGCGGGACCGGACCAGTTGCGTCCGGGACGTCGACCATCGAGGCGTGTGGTTGTTTCGGTGACCCGTCACCGGTTATTGGCGCCTTTCGGCTCGCCTTCCTGGGCCCGTTCTTCTTCGAATCCCCTCCCGTTGGCGGCTCGGTGGGACTCTTGTCAGCGATCAGGGCGTACGTGGCTGCCATAGACGCGGCGTTTGACCCCCCAAAACCCTTGTGCTGGAGCCAGGTCGCGATCCGTGCCTTGTCCGGCTCGCCTGCAGGTGTCGTCAATGCCGCGAGGTCTCCTGGGTAGACCTCGTCGAGGATTTCCTGGCAAGCATCGGCATACGTGGAGTCGATTCTCCACTTGTTACCGCGCTCCGTAAGCGTGCCATCTTCTTCCAGTAGCCCTAACTTCTTGAGCGGTGAGACGACGTTGTCCTGAGCGCTCCTTGGACCTGACATGTCGAGGAGGGCTGCGACTGTAGCTGGTGTGAACTTCGTGGAGGGTGCGGCCGAGGCACGAGCCCGTAGGACTTTCCAAGCTTTAGCAGGCACCTTCGGGTAGGCGTTGGAAGTCGCCATTGGGTTCTCCGTTCAGTGGGTTAACGGAGATACTAGATCCAAACTCTCGTCGTCCGGGCTCAGACGTGTCCCGGCTCTCTTGTCGCGCTGGTGCTGGGCACCGAGGGGACGGGCTGGCACGCAGCACCGTCGAGGCCGCGGACGTGGTCGTGCGCATCCCGATGGCCGGCGGGGTGGACTCGCTCAACGTGGCCGCGGCGTCCGCCGTCGCCTTCTGGGCCACGCGGGCCTGAGCGCCCGGTATCGACTGTGCCGACAACGGCCGTCGCGTCGTCCTGAGCAATTCAGGCGGCCGAGCTGGAGCCGCGTGGCACGATCCAGGCTCAGAGCTTCCGCGCGGGACCGATGAACGCCCGGGTCGGCGGAGGTCTCTCCATCCGCGCAAGACGGCCGAGCAGACGGAGCCAGCACATGACACGGACCCGCATCCACAACCTTTCCATCTCGCTGGACGGGTTCGCCACCGGCGTCGGCCAGGCATCCGAAGCACCCATGGGCCACGCCGGCCAACGGCTGCACGAGTGGATGATCGCCACCCGCTTCGGCGCCCCGATCATGGGACGCGAGGGCGGCACCCTCGGCGTCGACGACGCCTTTGCCCAGCAGCACGAGCCCGGCATCGGCGCCGAGATCATGGGTGCGGGCAAGTTCGGCCCACCTGGCTGGCAGGACGACGCCGACTGGCAGGGGTGGTGGGGTCCGAACCCCCCGTTCCACACGCCGACCGTCGTGCTGACCCACCGCCCGCGACCCTCGATCGAGATGGAGGGTGGCACCACCTTCCACTTCCTCGACGCCGCACCGGCCGAGGCGCTCGACGCCGCCCGTGGGCTGGCCGACGGACGGGACGTCCGCATCGGCGGTGGTCCGACCGTCGTGCGCGACTTCCTCGCCGCAGGCCTGGTCGACCACATGCACCTGGTCCAGGTGCCGATCGTGCTCGGCCGTGGTGTCCGTGTGTGGGACGGACTGGAGGCGCTGGAGGAGGACTACGAGATCGAGGCCGTCTCGGCGCCCAGCGGGGTCACCCACCTGACCTTCGACCGGAAGACCTCGTGACGAGGGCGTGTCGCGAAACCCGGCATCTGCTGCACGAGGCACGGCACGCACCCTGACGGCGCTCAACCGCGCGGAGGCCGGATGGTGAAGGACAGGGAGTCAGGCACATCGAGGAGTCCCAGGAGCTCCCGGACCAGCGGCGGCGCCCAGGCCACAGTGGGGTCGTGGACCAGACGGGGCTCGGCCAGCTCGACCCGGCGGCCGCGTGTCGTGATCCAGCAGCCACCCGCGGCGAGCACGTTGCGCACCCAGTCCGCTTCGCGCCCGTAGGTCAGCGCAACCCGGTAGCCCGGGCCGGCACGGAAGATGTTGACCACGGCGCTGTGCTCACGACCGCTGCGGCGGCCCACGTGGGTCAGCACGGCGAAGCCGGGCAGGCGCGGGGCGACCAGGCCCATGACCCTGTTCAGCACCAGCCGGTTCGCCCGCCCGAGCCATCGCGGCAAGGGGCTCATCCGCGGCCTCCCGTCTGCGTCTGAAGGCGCCGGCCACGGCCGTGTCGGTACCGCGCCGTACGCTGGCCGCACGGCCCGACCGAGAGGTGGCGAGGATGGCCCACCCGACGATGTTCCACGACGCCGATCCCTACCTTGCCCTGCTGCGCACCATCGCGCTGGCCTTCCCGGAGGCCGAGGAGGTGGTCTCGCACGGCCGGCCGAACTTCCGTGTGCGGAAGGTCTTCGCCGTCTATGGCTCCGGCACCAAGGGTCCCGCGGCGACGCGGGTGAGGTACGACCACGGTCTGGTGGTGCTGCCCGAGGAGTCCGAGCGGCCGGCGCTGGTACAGGACCCGCGGTACTTCGTCCCTGCGTACCTGGCGCCCTCGGGGTGGATCGGCGTCGACCTGACCGCTCGGGGCCGCGACGGTCCCGACGATGTGGACTGGGACGAGGTCGCCGAGCTCCTCGACGGCTCCTACCGGCAGGTCGCCGGTCCGCGGCTCGTCACCCGGCTCGACGCCGAGGGCGGCCCGGCGGCGCACCGACGCCGCTGACGCCGACGCTGCCAACGCCCGCGTCCGAGGACCGGGCCGCCCCGGACGAACGCGTCAGGACGATCGCGTCAGCGCGCCGGCAAAGTGGCGCAGTCCAGCTGCGAGCGGCCGTTCAGCTCGTGGCGCACGTGGTTGCGGGCGTGGGCGACGGCGGCGGAGATGTCGTGGAAGTAGTGCAGCTCACCGATCGCGGCCAGCACGCCCACCGCGCCGGCCACCCGCAGCTGGCGGGCGTCGAGACCCTTGAGCAGCACCGTGATCCCGCGTCGCTGGAGGCTGGTGACGATCTCGGTCAGGGCGTTGGCGCCGGAGGCGTCCATCAT
This window of the Georgenia yuyongxinii genome carries:
- a CDS encoding ABC transporter ATP-binding protein, with the translated sequence MSGHGPMGRGPVVAPGQKSMNFGPSLRRLLRSLVPERARLVAVVVLGTASVALSVLGPKILGDATNIVFNGVVGRTLPAGLTKEQAVEGLRAAGQGRVADMVSGMDVVPGQGIDFTALQTTVQVVLVVYVLAAIFLWLQGRILAGVVQRTGFRMREDVQAKIDRLSLGHLDGQPRGDVLSRVTNDIDNVTQSLQQTLSQLVTSLLTVLGVLVMMFVLSWQLALIALVTVPVSAALTMVIAKRAQPHFVQQWASTGKMGGHVEEAFTGHDLVTAFNAQDSFSKTFEAENDQLYRASFRAQFISGTIMPVMSFVSNLNYVLVAVVGGLRVASGALTLGEVQAFIQYSRQFSQPLAQLASMANLVQSGVASAERIFELLDAPEEIPDPVPSARPAEVRGRVEFAGVSFRYDPEVPLIDDLDLVAEPGQTVAIVGPTGAGKTTLVNLIMRFYEIDGGRITLDGVDTGEMTRQDLRDRIGMVLQDTWLFQGTIAENIAFGRTDATEDEVHAAARATSVDRFVSSLPDGYGTVIDEEGGGVSEGEKQLITIARAFLADPQILILDEATSSVDTRTEVLVQQAMAQLRRGRTSFVIAHRLSTIRDADLILVMEHGRIVEQGTHTELLAAGGAYEQLYDAQFAAPAVEQA
- a CDS encoding TrmH family RNA methyltransferase — encoded protein: MIRITDPADERLADYTNLTDVALRSRHEPEKGLYIAESANVIRRATGAGHRPRSFLMAEKWLESMAPVIAASPGSGGVADGGTDVPVFVAEESVLRAVIGYNLHRGALAAMHRPPLAGVRELLEGARGGAGARRVAILEDIVDHTNVGAMFRSAAGLGVDAVLVTPRCADPLYRRSVRVSMGTVFQVPWTRLTTWPEGIEKLHAIGFTVAALALADDSVGLDDFAASDAVRAPGSRVALVLGAEGDGLARSTVEAADVVVRIPMSGAVDSLNVAAASAVAFWATRV
- a CDS encoding dihydrofolate reductase family protein; translated protein: MTRTRIHNLSISLDGFATGVGQASEAPMGHAGQRLHEWMIATRFGAPIMGREGGTLGVDDAFAQQHEPGIGAEIMGAGKFGPPGWQDDADWQGWWGPNPPFHTPTVVLTHRPRPSIEMEGGTTFHFLDAAPAEALDAARGLADGRDVRIGGGPTVVRDFLAAGLVDHMHLVQVPIVLGRGVRVWDGLEALEEDYEIEAVSAPSGVTHLTFDRKTS
- a CDS encoding nitroreductase family deazaflavin-dependent oxidoreductase, with product MSPLPRWLGRANRLVLNRVMGLVAPRLPGFAVLTHVGRRSGREHSAVVNIFRAGPGYRVALTYGREADWVRNVLAAGGCWITTRGRRVELAEPRLVHDPTVAWAPPLVRELLGLLDVPDSLSFTIRPPRG
- a CDS encoding MmcQ/YjbR family DNA-binding protein — protein: MAHPTMFHDADPYLALLRTIALAFPEAEEVVSHGRPNFRVRKVFAVYGSGTKGPAATRVRYDHGLVVLPEESERPALVQDPRYFVPAYLAPSGWIGVDLTARGRDGPDDVDWDEVAELLDGSYRQVAGPRLVTRLDAEGGPAAHRRR
- a CDS encoding TIGR02391 family protein, which translates into the protein MTGVDYWKTPIRLAVRLGSELAEYASPTFENDEPPAEQVPTLHPGGELLPDFDNRITDTDLRQATRSRFVSQHYADAVEAAVKTLNECVRSLSGRHEDGDGLMTVVFSPSNPILRINSGRTKSDESAQRGHMQLCQGVIGAWRNPRAHRLLDDAPERTLMMLEVINDLIGVTKSAKRTRRRKTA